The Daucus carota subsp. sativus chromosome 7, DH1 v3.0, whole genome shotgun sequence genome window below encodes:
- the LOC108193819 gene encoding dof zinc finger protein DOF5.6, with translation MALTSLQVCMDSSDWLQGSIMNEENGMDSSSQSSGDILTCSRPLMERRLRPPHDQALKCPRCDSTHTKFCYYNNYSLSQPRYFCKTCRRYWTKGGTLRNIPVGGGCRKNKKISNHKKSSDNNNSTAHTNSSVISHVIPGPTSDLQFSYLSHLLGGSQGNGSFMDSKYNAFLGTNTNTNPRPIEFLDSKYENEAIMSHDFMGNGDHLGIMSNGADHHFPTFQGNASTTSTFIPTPYGMSLDGNASYSYGGALMDTCHRLMLPNPSFEEHQEQGGGGGGDVEVKPDTKLLALEWQQDQSSGKDNHHSFGYQNAGLGSWNAGLMNGYGSSATNPLV, from the exons ATGGCGCTCACTTCTCTCCAAGTTTGCATGGACTCGTCAGACTGGCTTCAG GGATCGATAATGAACgaggagaatggaatggattCGTCGTCGCAGTCGAGCGGCGACATTCTGACATGCTCAAGGCCGTTGATGGAGCGGAGGCTAAGGCCTCCGCATGACCAAGCTCTAAAATGTCCCCGATGCGATTCGACTCACACCAAGTTCTGCTACTACAACAACTACAGCCTCTCTCAGCCTCGGTACTTCTGTAAAACATGCAGGAGGTACTGGACTAAAGGCGGCACTCTGAGGAACATCCCCGTGGGTGGCGGATGCCGAAAGAACAAGAAAATCTCGAACCACAAGAAATCATCCGACAACAACAATAGCACTGCTCACACCAATTCTTCCGTCATCAGCCACGTCATCCCCGGACCCACGTCAGATCTCCAGTTCTCCTACCTCAGCCACCTCCTGGGCGGGTCCCAGGGAAATGGTAGCTTTATGGACTCAAAATACAATGCTTTTCTTGGAaccaacacaaacacaaacccTAGGCCGATTGAGTTTTTGGACAGTAAGTATGAGAATGAAGCAATAATGAGCCATGACTTTATGGGGAATGGTGATCATTTGGGCATAATGAGCAATGGAGCTGATCATCATTTCCCAACTTTCCAAGGGAATGCAAGTACTACTTCCACTTTTATTCCCACTCCATATGGAATGTCACTAGATGGGAATGCTTCTTACAGCTATGGTGGGGCCCTCATGGATACTTGTCACAGACTCATGCTTCCTAATCCCAGCTTTGAAGAGCATCAAGAgcaaggtggtggtggtgggggtGATGTTGAAGTAAAGCCAGACACAAAGCTTTTAGCATTGGAATGGCAGCAAGATCAAAGCTCTGGGAAGGATAATCATCATTCGTTTGGTTATCAGAATGCAGGTCTTGGTTCGTGGAACGCAGGGTTGATGAATGGGTACGGGTCATCAGCAACAAATCCACTGGTCTAG
- the LOC108193745 gene encoding uncharacterized protein LOC108193745 encodes MKLIALVRSIGSRPSLPRVLGSLQIRSFQPDFVPRDPNAKPKRYKYPAFYDPYGPRPPPSEKIIQLAEKIAALPLEERCQIGPALILKTRHPKMQHISGEGIGMAPQGGTAATTKAEVKAEKTAFDVKLEKFDAAAKIKIIKELRTFTDLGLKEAKELVEKAPVVLKQGITKEEANDIIAKLKAAGATAVME; translated from the coding sequence ATGAAGCTAATTGCACTTGTGAGATCCATTGGTTCTCGGCCCAGTCTTCCTAGGGTTTTAGGTTCATTGCAAATTCGGTCTTTTCAACCTGATTTTGTTCCTAGGGACCCTAATGCAAAACCCAAAAGATACAAGTACCCTGCATTCTATGATCCTTATGGCCCTAGACCTCCACCTTCTGAAAAGATCATTCAGCTTGCAGAGAAAATTGCAGCCTTACCACTCGAAGAACGTTGTCAAATTGGACCAGCTCTCATTCTAAAAACACGACATCCAAAGATGCAGCATATTTCAGGTGAAGGAATTGGCATGGCTCCCCAAGGAGGGACTGCAGCTACTACAAAGGCCGAGGTAAAAGCTGAGAAAACCGCATTTGATGTGAAGCTGGAGAAATTTGATGCAGCTGCGAAAATCAAGATTATCAAGGAGCTGAGGACATTTACAGACCTTGGGTTGAAGGAAGCAAAGGAGCTGGTTGAAAAGGCGCCTGTTGTACTCAAACAAGGGATCACCAAAGAGGAGGCAAATGACATAATTGCGAAATTGAAAGCTGCCGGAGCCACTGCTGTCATGGAGTGA